The Manihot esculenta cultivar AM560-2 chromosome 1, M.esculenta_v8, whole genome shotgun sequence genome has a window encoding:
- the LOC110619185 gene encoding nucleoside diphosphate kinase 3, which produces MSSQIFRSASKAARSLLSASKTPRFYSESRNAAASAAVVFSGKAHLLASAYARTYSTNASRQWISGAFAVPAAVYMLQEQEVHAAEMERTFIAIKPDGVQRGLIAEIISRFERKGFKLVAIKIVVPSKGFAQKHYHDLKERPFFNGLCDFLSSGPVVAMVWEGEGVIKYGRKLIGATDPQKSEPGTIRGDLAIVVGRNIIHGSDGPETAKDEIKLWFKPEELVSYSSNAEKWIYGVN; this is translated from the exons ATGAGCTCTCAGATTTTCAGATCTGCGTCTAAAGCCGCTAGGTCTCTTCTCTCTGCTTCTAAGACCCCCCGCTTCTATTCTG AAAGCCGAAATGCAGCTGCATCAGCCGCAGTTGTATTCAGTGGAAAGGCGCATCTTTTAGCTTCGGCTTATGCAAGGACTTATTCTACTAATGCTTCTAGGCAATGGATTTCAGGAGCCTTTGCAGTTCCTGCGGCAG TTTATATGCTCCAAGAACAGGAGGTTCATGCTGCAGAG ATGGAGCGCACTTTCATTGCAATCAAGCCTGATGGAGTACAGAGAGGGCTG ATTGCAGAAATCATATCTCGTTTTGAGCGCAAAGGGTTCAAGCTTGTGGCAATTAAGATAGTGGTTCCTTCAAAAGGTTTTGCTCAGAAGCATTATCATGATCTGAAGGAAAGACCCTTCTTCAATGGCCTCTGTGACTTCCTTAGCTCAGGTCCTGTTGTTGCCATG GTCTGGGAAGGAGAAGGGGTGATTAAATATGGCAGGAAACTCATTGGAGCAACAGATCCCCAGAAATCAGAACCTGGAACTATCAGAGGTGATTTAGCCATTGTTGTTGGAAG AAACATCATCCATGGAAGTGATGGTCCGGAAACAGCCAAGGATGAGATTAAGTTGTGGTTCAAACCAGAGGAATTGGTTAGTTATTCAAGCAATGCTGAGAAATGGATCTATGGAGTAAACTGA